In a single window of the Tigriopus californicus strain San Diego chromosome 2, Tcal_SD_v2.1, whole genome shotgun sequence genome:
- the LOC131893329 gene encoding bolA-like protein 3, with translation MSFLFTQSRLVARQFLFYSCSPRIGSIQTNTQCFSSDASEGGSAEQKLIDILKNRFPKATDIAVVDISGGCGSMYEVYVEAPDFKGVRTVKQHQLVTEALKAEIPAMHGLRISTQISACS, from the coding sequence ATGTCGTTCCTCTTCACTCAATCTCGACTCGTTGCTCGGCAGTTCCTTTTCTACTCATGCTCTCCTAGAATCGGATCCATCCAAACCAATACTCAATGCTTTAGCTCTGATGCCTCTGAAGGTGGATCTGCCGAGCAAAAGTTGATTGACATCCTCAAGAACCGTTTCCCCAAGGCCACAGATATTGCTGTGGTAGATATCTCTGGAGGATGCGGATCCATGTACGAGGTGTATGTGGAGGCCCCAGATTTCAAAGGCGTTCGAACAGTGAAGCAACATCAACTGGTGACGGAGGCATTGAAAGCCGAGATTCCAGCCATGCACGGACTTCGAATCTCCACACAAATCTCGGCATGTTCTTAA